The following are encoded together in the Mycolicibacterium arabiense genome:
- a CDS encoding acyl-CoA dehydrogenase: MGHYKSNVRDLEFNLFEVLDLEKVLVSGEFGDLDADSVKEMLAEAARQAEGPLAESFAEADRHPPTFDPQTHAVTLPEAFKKSVRAWQQGEWFRIGLSEAVGGVPAPSMVTWAVNELALGAQPAAFMYLAGPVFADILYHIGNGEQKHWATTAVERNWGSTMVLTEPDAGSDVGAGRTKAVQQPDGTWHLDGVKRFITSGDSDDLFENIVHMVLARPEGAGPGTKGLSLFLVPKFLFDPETGEPGERNGVYVTGLEHKMGLKVSATCELTLGQHGRPAVGWLVGDVHNGIAQMFKVIEYARMMVGTKAISTLSTGYLNALEYAKTRIQGADMTQMTDKSAPRVTILHHPDVRRALMLQKAYAEGLRSLYLYTAAHQDPSAAAVASGADAVLADRVNDLLLPIVKGVGSERAYQTLTESLQTFGGSGFLQDYPIEQYIRDAKIDSLYEGTTAIQAQDFFFRKIARDQGVALGHLAGQIQAFLESDSGRTELLDARALLASALADVQAMVVTMTGYLMESQQTPQELYRIGLESVRFLFAVGDLVIGWLLLRGAEVALDALDGSPSARDREYYQGKVAVGRFFAKNVLPRLGADRRLVEAADLTAMDLPEASF, from the coding sequence ATGGGCCACTACAAGAGCAACGTCCGCGATCTGGAGTTCAACCTGTTCGAGGTGCTCGACCTCGAGAAGGTGCTGGTCAGCGGTGAGTTCGGCGACCTCGACGCCGACTCGGTCAAGGAGATGCTGGCCGAGGCGGCGCGCCAGGCCGAGGGGCCGCTGGCCGAGTCGTTCGCCGAGGCCGACCGGCATCCGCCGACGTTCGACCCGCAGACCCACGCCGTCACGCTGCCTGAGGCGTTCAAGAAGTCGGTACGGGCATGGCAGCAGGGCGAGTGGTTCCGCATCGGACTGTCCGAGGCCGTTGGCGGCGTCCCCGCGCCGTCGATGGTGACCTGGGCCGTCAACGAGCTGGCGCTGGGCGCCCAGCCCGCCGCGTTCATGTACCTCGCCGGACCCGTCTTCGCCGACATCCTTTACCACATCGGCAACGGTGAGCAGAAGCATTGGGCGACAACGGCCGTCGAGCGCAACTGGGGTTCGACGATGGTACTCACCGAGCCCGACGCCGGCTCCGACGTCGGCGCAGGCCGCACCAAGGCGGTGCAGCAGCCCGACGGCACGTGGCACCTCGACGGGGTCAAGCGGTTCATCACCTCGGGCGACTCCGACGACCTGTTCGAGAACATCGTGCACATGGTGCTGGCCCGCCCCGAGGGTGCCGGTCCGGGCACCAAGGGGTTGTCGCTGTTCCTGGTGCCGAAGTTCCTCTTCGATCCCGAGACCGGTGAGCCCGGCGAGCGCAACGGCGTCTACGTCACCGGTCTCGAGCACAAGATGGGCCTCAAGGTCTCGGCGACGTGCGAGTTGACCCTCGGACAGCACGGCCGCCCCGCGGTCGGATGGCTCGTCGGAGACGTCCACAACGGCATCGCGCAGATGTTCAAGGTCATCGAGTACGCGCGAATGATGGTGGGCACCAAGGCGATATCGACGCTGTCCACCGGCTACCTGAACGCGCTCGAGTATGCCAAGACCCGCATCCAGGGCGCCGACATGACGCAGATGACGGACAAGTCCGCCCCGCGCGTGACGATCCTGCACCACCCCGACGTCCGCCGCGCCCTGATGCTGCAGAAGGCCTACGCCGAGGGGCTGCGGAGCCTGTACCTCTACACCGCGGCGCACCAGGACCCGTCGGCCGCCGCGGTCGCCTCCGGCGCCGACGCCGTGCTCGCCGACCGCGTCAACGACCTGCTGCTGCCGATCGTCAAGGGCGTGGGGTCCGAGCGCGCCTACCAGACGCTCACCGAGTCGCTGCAGACGTTCGGTGGCTCGGGCTTCCTGCAGGACTACCCCATCGAGCAGTACATCCGCGACGCCAAGATCGACTCGCTCTACGAGGGCACCACCGCCATCCAGGCGCAGGACTTCTTCTTCCGCAAGATCGCCCGCGACCAGGGCGTCGCGCTCGGACACCTCGCCGGGCAGATCCAGGCGTTCCTCGAAAGCGATTCGGGCCGTACGGAACTCCTCGATGCCCGGGCGCTACTGGCCAGTGCCCTGGCCGACGTGCAAGCCATGGTGGTCACCATGACCGGCTACCTGATGGAGTCGCAGCAGACCCCGCAGGAGCTGTACCGCATCGGCCTGGAGTCGGTCCGGTTCCTCTTCGCGGTCGGAGACCTGGTGATCGGGTGGCTGCTGCTGCGCGGCGCCGAAGTCGCCCTCGATGCGCTCGACGGGTCGCCGTCGGCACGCGACCGGGAGTACTACCAGGGCAAGGTGGCCGTCGGCCGGTTCTTCGCGAAGAACGTCCTGCCCCGCCTCGGCGCCGACCGTCGTCTCGTCGAGGCCGCCGACCTCACGGCGATGGACCTGCCCGAGGCCTCGTTCTAA
- the mhpA gene encoding bifunctional 3-(3-hydroxy-phenyl)propionate/3-hydroxycinnamic acid hydroxylase MhpA, translating to MNTSAARDVPVVVIGAGPTGVTAATLLAQYGVETLVLDRWDAVYPQPRAVHADDEVVRILARLGVADEFAAISRPARGLRLIDDARRVLVEFGRDTSLGVHGFAQANMFDQPALEALLRTNLARHRHASLLGGVEVTDVAAADDGRMRVTYADRSTGVEHAVHADYVLGCDGANSLVRGRIGAAMTDLRFRQRWLVVDVETAADLDQWEGVHQVCDPKRAATYMRIGATRYRWEFRLLPGETAEDFDGLSALTSLIAPWIRGVDARELELIRVAEYTFRAQIADRWRRGPVFLLGDAAHLTPPFIGQGMGAGLRDASNLAWKLAAVIHGDQPPSVLDSYARERKAHAAQMIALALAVGWAMTAGGRFGNALRRLMVPRLGVLPGIRAKVTDGATPALRRSRYVVASRARRGLAGTLCPNPLVDNVRRVDDEIGAGFALVTATPLRDVQRDLLTRRGAAVVDAGGELAAWLRRGRATAAIVRPDRTVMAAGTDVERLVALVPAFRPTGYDEVGAPARGSLVTDG from the coding sequence GTGAATACCTCTGCAGCGCGGGATGTTCCGGTGGTGGTGATCGGAGCGGGGCCGACGGGAGTCACAGCGGCCACGCTGCTTGCCCAGTACGGAGTCGAGACCCTGGTGCTCGACCGCTGGGATGCGGTCTACCCGCAGCCGCGGGCGGTGCACGCGGACGACGAAGTGGTGCGCATCCTGGCCCGGCTGGGCGTCGCGGACGAGTTCGCGGCGATCTCCCGACCTGCACGCGGGCTGCGACTGATCGACGACGCGCGACGCGTGCTCGTCGAGTTCGGCCGGGACACCTCCCTCGGGGTGCACGGTTTCGCGCAGGCCAACATGTTCGACCAGCCCGCCCTCGAGGCACTCCTGCGCACGAACCTGGCACGCCACCGGCATGCGTCGCTGCTCGGCGGCGTCGAGGTGACCGACGTCGCGGCCGCCGACGACGGTCGGATGCGCGTCACCTACGCCGACCGCTCCACCGGCGTCGAACACGCCGTCCACGCGGACTACGTCCTGGGCTGCGACGGCGCGAACAGCCTCGTGCGCGGCCGCATCGGCGCTGCGATGACGGACCTGCGGTTCCGGCAACGCTGGCTGGTCGTCGACGTCGAGACCGCCGCGGACCTCGACCAGTGGGAGGGCGTGCACCAGGTGTGCGATCCCAAGCGCGCAGCGACCTACATGCGCATCGGCGCCACCCGCTACCGCTGGGAGTTCCGATTGCTGCCCGGCGAGACCGCGGAGGACTTCGATGGGCTGAGTGCGCTCACGAGTCTGATCGCGCCATGGATCCGTGGCGTCGACGCACGCGAGCTGGAGTTGATCCGGGTCGCCGAATACACGTTCCGCGCCCAGATCGCCGACCGCTGGAGGCGAGGGCCGGTGTTCCTGCTCGGCGACGCCGCGCACCTCACGCCGCCGTTCATCGGTCAGGGCATGGGCGCGGGGCTGCGCGACGCGAGCAACCTGGCCTGGAAACTCGCCGCAGTCATCCACGGTGATCAGCCGCCGAGCGTGCTCGACTCCTATGCCCGGGAGCGCAAGGCGCACGCCGCACAGATGATCGCGCTCGCCCTCGCCGTCGGCTGGGCCATGACGGCTGGCGGCCGATTCGGCAACGCGCTGCGGCGGCTGATGGTGCCGCGCCTCGGCGTGCTGCCCGGCATCCGGGCCAAGGTCACCGACGGCGCCACCCCGGCGCTGCGCCGGTCCCGGTACGTCGTCGCGTCGAGGGCCAGGCGCGGTCTTGCCGGCACGCTGTGCCCGAACCCGTTGGTAGACAACGTCCGCCGAGTCGACGACGAGATCGGCGCCGGCTTCGCGCTCGTCACCGCGACTCCGTTGCGCGATGTCCAGCGGGACCTGCTGACTCGGCGCGGCGCGGCGGTCGTCGACGCCGGGGGCGAACTCGCCGCGTGGCTGCGGCGGGGACGCGCCACCGCAGCCATCGTCCGCCCCGATCGCACGGTGATGGCGGCGGGTACCGACGTGGAGCGCCTGGTCGCGCTCGTTCCGGCGTTCCGTCCGACCGGATACGACGAGGTCGGGGCGCCGGCACGCGGTTCCCTGGTTACCGACGGGTAA
- a CDS encoding fumarylacetoacetate hydrolase family protein, whose translation MTITVLRTADGWWVRTAAGAARVDTTAATTAELLSDRAAVTAAAVSTDTVDVDSLALLSPITKPCRVIAQMTNFESHVRDAGMDPKTVPLTFFRKSSASISGPVDDVVKPAHVRLLDYEVEIGLVIGRSVPAGTSITETTLPEIVAGLVITNDVSARDIQLPQTQFYEAKSYPTFTPVGPALVLLDAEELARFADLRLRLSVNGEERQNALVDGDMLYRPLQALQSLIRFQDLDAGDLILTGTPVGTALSAPPKPIEIIGSLLPPAVKWKVFFKRQAANPKYLHDGDVIEARVATDDGSIDLGVQRTRVAYA comes from the coding sequence GTGACGATCACCGTCCTCCGCACCGCCGACGGCTGGTGGGTCCGCACGGCCGCCGGCGCCGCCCGCGTCGACACCACCGCGGCCACCACCGCGGAACTGTTGTCCGACCGCGCCGCCGTGACCGCCGCCGCCGTGAGCACCGACACCGTGGACGTCGACAGCCTGGCGCTGCTGTCCCCGATCACCAAGCCGTGCCGCGTCATCGCGCAGATGACCAACTTCGAGTCCCACGTCCGCGATGCCGGCATGGACCCGAAGACGGTGCCGCTGACCTTCTTTCGCAAGTCCTCGGCGTCGATCAGCGGTCCGGTCGACGACGTCGTCAAGCCCGCTCACGTCCGGCTGCTGGACTACGAGGTCGAGATCGGGCTGGTGATCGGCCGGTCCGTTCCCGCAGGCACGTCCATCACCGAGACCACCCTGCCCGAGATCGTGGCGGGGCTCGTCATCACCAACGACGTGTCGGCCCGCGACATCCAGCTGCCGCAAACCCAGTTCTACGAGGCGAAGTCGTACCCGACCTTCACCCCGGTCGGTCCCGCGCTGGTGCTGCTCGACGCCGAGGAACTCGCGCGCTTCGCGGACCTACGGCTGCGGCTGTCGGTCAACGGGGAGGAACGGCAGAACGCACTCGTCGACGGCGACATGCTCTACCGGCCGCTGCAGGCACTGCAGTCGCTGATCCGATTCCAAGACCTCGACGCCGGGGACCTCATCCTCACCGGAACCCCCGTCGGCACCGCGCTCAGCGCGCCGCCCAAGCCAATCGAGATCATCGGTTCGCTGCTGCCGCCCGCGGTGAAGTGGAAGGTGTTCTTCAAGCGTCAGGCCGCCAACCCGAAGTACCTGCACGACGGTGACGTCATCGAAGCCCGGGTGGCCACCGACGACGGCTCGATCGATCTGGGGGTGCAGCGCACCCGCGTGGCCTACGCGTGA
- a CDS encoding VOC family protein yields the protein MTDTKAAHVEGTHTGLHSEQGARRGEHPGRSRNPVIKVRDIAWLEFEKPDLMRTEAFARAFGFHTVLSSPTELQLRGTEPGAPCVIVRRGTRSRFAGVAFAADDEIDVLRLADALSAPTRALPESIGGLSTDLVDPSGVPVRVVAGTHALPPLPAQEPLLLNTGRDVRRINATQRPRRVPARVQRLGHVVLQSTKYRQTLDWYLDNLGMIVSDFLFFPGQRDRGPTMSFIRCDRGATPADHHTLALALGPANRYVHSAYQVADLDALAAGGEYLADRGYTRSWGIGRHIQGSQLFDYWRDPDGFLVEHFADGDAFDADVAPGWAPFTASGLSQWGPPVSKDFLGTDPRSARHELISMLSALRDDNEFTARRLVGLLKVATS from the coding sequence ATGACCGACACCAAGGCAGCCCACGTCGAGGGAACCCACACCGGTCTGCACAGCGAGCAGGGTGCACGGCGGGGCGAACACCCGGGCCGGTCCCGCAATCCGGTGATCAAGGTCCGCGACATCGCCTGGCTGGAGTTCGAGAAGCCGGACCTGATGCGCACCGAGGCGTTCGCGCGGGCGTTCGGCTTCCACACCGTGTTGAGCAGCCCGACCGAGCTGCAGCTGCGCGGTACCGAACCGGGCGCACCGTGCGTCATCGTCCGACGCGGCACCCGGTCGCGCTTCGCGGGCGTCGCCTTCGCCGCAGACGACGAGATCGACGTGCTGCGCCTGGCCGATGCCCTGAGCGCCCCGACGCGTGCGCTGCCCGAGAGCATCGGCGGCCTGTCCACCGACCTCGTCGACCCCAGTGGCGTCCCCGTGCGTGTCGTCGCGGGCACGCACGCGCTGCCACCCCTGCCTGCGCAGGAGCCGCTGCTGCTGAACACCGGCCGCGACGTTCGGCGGATCAACGCCACCCAGCGGCCGCGCCGGGTGCCGGCACGCGTGCAACGCCTGGGCCACGTCGTCCTGCAGTCGACCAAGTACCGCCAGACCCTGGACTGGTACCTCGACAACCTCGGCATGATCGTCAGCGACTTCCTGTTCTTCCCCGGTCAACGCGACCGCGGGCCCACGATGAGCTTCATCCGTTGCGACAGGGGTGCCACGCCCGCCGATCACCACACCCTGGCGCTGGCGCTCGGACCCGCCAACCGCTACGTGCACTCGGCCTACCAGGTCGCCGACCTCGACGCCCTGGCCGCAGGCGGGGAGTACCTCGCCGACCGCGGTTACACCCGGTCGTGGGGCATCGGCCGCCACATTCAGGGCAGCCAACTGTTCGACTACTGGCGCGATCCCGACGGATTCCTGGTCGAGCACTTCGCCGACGGCGACGCGTTCGACGCCGACGTAGCGCCGGGCTGGGCGCCGTTCACCGCGAGCGGGCTGTCGCAGTGGGGGCCGCCCGTCTCCAAGGACTTCCTGGGGACCGACCCCAGATCCGCACGCCACGAGCTGATTTCGATGCTCAGCGCGTTGCGGGACGACAACGAGTTCACCGCCCGCCGCCTCGTCGGCCTGTTGAAAGTAGCCACCTCGTGA
- a CDS encoding TetR/AcrR family transcriptional regulator encodes MPQEPSAPVNRLERRKQRTRAALIAAAQTFIAEGKVNVPVLEITQAADVGMGSFYNHFESKERLFEAAVAEALDAHGALLDELTSAIDDPAETFACSFRLTGRLFRRRPQEAQILLANGLSLMASERGLAPRALRDIEAAAKAGRFTTDDPELALAIAAGALMGMGALIRDQPDRDDAATADKTTEDLLRLLGVPADEAREICQRPLPDLDALIHPDSAA; translated from the coding sequence ATGCCCCAGGAGCCATCCGCGCCCGTCAACCGACTCGAGCGACGCAAGCAGCGCACCCGAGCGGCGCTGATCGCCGCCGCGCAGACCTTCATCGCCGAAGGCAAGGTCAACGTGCCCGTCCTCGAGATCACCCAGGCCGCGGACGTCGGCATGGGCTCGTTCTACAACCACTTCGAGAGCAAGGAGCGGCTGTTCGAAGCCGCCGTCGCCGAAGCCCTCGACGCCCACGGGGCGCTGCTCGACGAACTCACCTCGGCAATCGACGACCCCGCCGAGACGTTCGCCTGCAGCTTCCGGTTGACCGGTCGACTCTTCCGCAGGCGCCCCCAGGAGGCCCAGATCCTGCTGGCCAACGGCCTGTCGCTGATGGCCTCCGAGCGGGGACTGGCACCTCGGGCACTGCGAGACATCGAAGCCGCCGCCAAGGCCGGCCGGTTCACCACCGACGACCCCGAACTCGCACTGGCGATCGCGGCGGGCGCCCTCATGGGGATGGGCGCCCTCATCCGCGACCAACCGGACCGGGACGACGCCGCGACCGCCGACAAGACGACCGAGGACCTGCTGCGCCTGCTGGGCGTCCCAGCCGACGAGGCGCGCGAGATCTGCCAACGGCCGCTGCCCGACCTGGACGCGTTGATCCATCCGGACTCCGCCGCCTGA
- a CDS encoding cytochrome P450 — MRRTAPAVPTYRSDVYADAALREPHPHYRRLRELGPVVWLPRQRVLALPRYAECKAVLRDDGTFESGHGVALNPVTNRLSRGTTLNSDGAEHDRRRKLVAHRLLPRALRSITDTVDQMAADVVERALARRDVDGVDDLASALPHAVVPDLVGWPRDQRDHLLRWGAATFDILGPLNARAVRAVPASLHMLRFTRKVLRDDDVIEGSMADELIAAIGQGTLSRAECAQLMVDYIAPSLDTTISAISSALHLFATHPEQWQLLRDDPALIPQAINEVVRYESPLRAFGRRARCSSEVGGVEIPAGARVLVMYASANRDDREWDSPDVFDIRRDAGRQLGFGNGAHACAGQGLARLETTAMLRALLDRVERIETTGPPEWALNNIIRRHARLPLRLVAA; from the coding sequence ATGCGCCGCACTGCGCCCGCAGTACCGACCTATCGCAGTGACGTCTACGCGGATGCCGCGCTGCGAGAACCACATCCGCACTATCGGCGGCTGCGTGAACTGGGGCCCGTGGTCTGGCTGCCGCGCCAACGGGTGCTCGCGCTGCCCCGGTACGCCGAGTGCAAGGCCGTCCTGCGCGACGACGGCACCTTCGAGTCCGGGCACGGCGTGGCGCTGAACCCGGTGACCAATCGTCTCTCGCGAGGGACGACGCTCAACAGCGACGGTGCCGAGCACGACCGTCGCCGGAAGTTGGTGGCCCACCGTCTGCTCCCGCGAGCGCTGCGCTCCATCACCGACACCGTGGACCAGATGGCCGCCGACGTCGTCGAGCGGGCGCTCGCGCGGCGCGACGTCGACGGCGTCGACGACCTGGCCTCGGCGCTTCCGCATGCCGTCGTACCGGACCTGGTGGGCTGGCCGCGGGATCAGCGGGATCACCTACTGCGATGGGGTGCAGCGACATTCGACATACTGGGCCCGCTCAATGCTAGAGCGGTAAGGGCCGTCCCCGCCAGCCTCCACATGCTGCGCTTCACCCGGAAGGTGCTTCGGGACGACGACGTCATCGAAGGAAGCATGGCCGACGAGCTGATCGCGGCCATCGGGCAGGGCACGCTGTCCCGGGCCGAATGCGCTCAGTTGATGGTCGACTACATCGCCCCGTCGCTCGATACGACGATCAGCGCGATTTCGAGTGCGCTGCACCTGTTCGCCACACATCCCGAGCAGTGGCAACTGCTGCGCGACGACCCGGCGCTCATTCCCCAGGCGATCAACGAGGTCGTCCGGTACGAGTCGCCGTTGCGGGCCTTCGGACGGCGGGCGCGGTGTTCGAGTGAGGTCGGCGGTGTGGAGATTCCCGCCGGTGCCCGCGTCCTCGTCATGTACGCGTCGGCGAATCGCGATGACCGCGAATGGGATTCACCCGACGTGTTCGACATCCGACGGGACGCCGGCCGTCAGCTCGGCTTCGGCAACGGCGCGCACGCGTGCGCCGGTCAGGGACTGGCGCGGCTCGAGACCACCGCGATGCTGCGCGCCCTGCTCGACCGCGTGGAGCGGATCGAGACGACTGGACCACCAGAGTGGGCGCTGAACAACATCATTCGCCGGCACGCCCGGCTGCCGCTGCGGCTCGTCGCGGCCTGA
- a CDS encoding NAD(P)H-binding protein — MRCLVTGATGYVGGRLIPWLLAAGHEVRAMARDPEALRDMDWVDDVDVVAADLTDPDSLAPAFDGIDVAYYLVHSMGSATNFGSTEAESARNTATAAQRANVRRLVYLGGLHPRTGELSEHLESRTAVGDTLIDSGIETMILQAGVVIGAGSASFEMIRLLATALPVLPVPTWTRHLVQPIAIDDVLHYLLGAATADLPRSRSWDIGGPNVLRYQDMLGDFAEEAGLPRRRFIPVPFVTPALSARGIAFLTPMSADLIRPLVESLRHDAIMKDRDVDTVISPPPHGLTTYRGSVRRALRDPAADAESDAAALQGTDPSWAHHGRG; from the coding sequence GTGAGATGTCTGGTTACCGGAGCCACCGGCTACGTGGGAGGCCGGCTGATCCCGTGGCTGCTGGCAGCCGGTCACGAGGTTCGCGCAATGGCCCGCGATCCCGAGGCTCTACGTGACATGGATTGGGTCGACGACGTCGACGTCGTCGCCGCCGATCTGACGGACCCGGATTCCCTCGCACCTGCGTTCGACGGCATCGACGTCGCGTACTACCTGGTGCATTCCATGGGGAGCGCGACCAACTTCGGTAGCACCGAAGCCGAGTCGGCACGGAACACGGCCACTGCCGCCCAGCGGGCCAACGTCCGCAGACTCGTCTATCTGGGTGGCCTGCACCCTCGCACCGGGGAACTGTCGGAGCATCTGGAGTCCCGCACCGCCGTCGGCGACACCCTCATCGACTCCGGCATCGAGACCATGATCCTGCAGGCGGGGGTCGTGATCGGGGCCGGATCGGCATCGTTCGAGATGATCCGCCTCCTCGCTACCGCTCTGCCCGTGCTCCCGGTGCCCACCTGGACCCGTCACCTCGTCCAGCCCATTGCCATCGACGACGTCCTGCACTACCTGCTGGGTGCGGCGACCGCGGACCTTCCCCGGTCGCGCAGCTGGGACATCGGCGGACCCAACGTCCTCCGCTACCAGGACATGCTGGGCGACTTCGCCGAGGAAGCCGGCCTGCCCCGCCGGCGGTTCATCCCGGTCCCATTCGTGACTCCAGCGCTGAGCGCACGCGGCATCGCCTTCCTGACTCCGATGTCCGCCGACCTGATCCGCCCCCTCGTGGAATCACTGCGACACGACGCGATCATGAAGGACCGCGACGTCGACACCGTCATCAGCCCGCCACCGCACGGTCTCACCACCTACCGCGGTTCGGTTCGACGGGCCTTGCGCGACCCGGCCGCTGACGCCGAATCCGACGCAGCCGCGCTGCAGGGCACCGACCCGTCCTGGGCGCACCACGGCCGCGGGTGA
- a CDS encoding SLC13 family permease, with the protein MTTEHQPRRTDVDKALLGSATYRSLGEQTLSPAEERFEKGRRTIGLFLAPVVTIAFLALPLGMEPQQQTLAGVLLGVIILWISEALPIPIGGLLGVAIIVFLGVAPADDVLGAFGSSTIFTFIGAFILAQAMLKHGLARRFAFRILALPRLGQSTTGVIIAFGVITCLLSAFVSNTATVAMMLPTALGILGVIAKLMQSRGIVEEDFDPLRLRVGAAIMLMLAYGASVGGLLTPVGSPPNLIGRGLIEEATGERISFAQWMAMAAPICLLMFIALAFIVIRLNRPELKRIDGIADYVAEQREEMGNLSRAEKNTLIAFGVTVTLWILPGIVALIAGNDSDVYTWVSDRLDEGMVAVFGAALLYLLPTDWEQREFTLRWKDAADIDWGTIVLFGTGIIFGSLLAATGLAETIGTSVDSALGLTSVVPITIFAVILAIVVSETTSNTASAAVVVPIIIPVAVAAGVNPFVPALAATFAASFGFMLPVSTPQNAIVYGSGAVRITTMIRTGFTFDVLGAILIIVALPVMIGLIGLGS; encoded by the coding sequence ATGACAACCGAACATCAGCCCCGGCGCACGGACGTCGACAAGGCACTACTCGGCAGCGCCACCTACCGCAGCCTCGGGGAGCAGACGCTGTCGCCCGCCGAGGAGCGCTTCGAGAAGGGCCGCCGCACCATCGGCCTCTTCCTGGCCCCGGTGGTCACCATCGCCTTCCTGGCGCTTCCCCTCGGCATGGAGCCGCAGCAGCAGACGCTGGCGGGCGTGCTGCTCGGGGTCATCATCCTGTGGATCTCCGAGGCGCTGCCGATTCCGATCGGTGGTCTGCTGGGCGTCGCCATCATCGTGTTCCTTGGCGTCGCGCCCGCCGACGACGTCCTCGGCGCGTTCGGATCGTCGACGATCTTCACCTTCATCGGCGCATTCATCCTGGCTCAGGCGATGCTCAAGCACGGCCTCGCCCGGCGGTTCGCGTTCCGCATACTCGCCCTGCCCCGGCTCGGGCAGTCGACCACCGGCGTCATCATCGCGTTCGGCGTGATCACCTGTCTGCTCTCGGCGTTCGTGTCCAACACCGCGACGGTGGCGATGATGCTCCCCACCGCGCTGGGCATCCTCGGCGTCATCGCCAAGCTCATGCAGAGTCGCGGCATCGTGGAGGAGGACTTCGATCCGCTGCGTCTGCGGGTGGGCGCCGCCATCATGCTGATGCTCGCCTACGGCGCGAGCGTGGGCGGCCTGCTCACCCCGGTCGGCAGCCCGCCCAACCTGATCGGGCGCGGGCTGATCGAGGAGGCCACCGGCGAGCGCATCAGCTTCGCGCAGTGGATGGCGATGGCCGCTCCGATCTGCCTGCTGATGTTCATCGCGTTGGCGTTCATCGTGATTCGGCTCAACCGTCCCGAACTCAAGCGCATCGACGGCATCGCCGACTACGTCGCCGAACAGCGCGAGGAGATGGGCAACCTCTCGCGCGCCGAGAAGAACACCCTGATCGCGTTCGGCGTCACCGTCACCCTGTGGATCCTGCCGGGCATCGTGGCGCTGATCGCGGGCAACGACTCCGACGTCTACACCTGGGTCAGCGATCGCCTCGACGAGGGCATGGTCGCGGTGTTCGGGGCCGCGCTGCTGTACCTGCTGCCGACCGACTGGGAGCAGCGCGAGTTCACGCTGCGCTGGAAGGACGCCGCCGACATCGACTGGGGCACCATCGTTCTGTTCGGTACCGGCATCATCTTCGGTTCGCTGCTCGCGGCCACCGGACTCGCCGAGACGATTGGGACGTCGGTCGACAGTGCGCTGGGGTTGACCAGCGTCGTTCCCATCACCATCTTCGCGGTCATCCTGGCCATCGTGGTGTCGGAGACGACGAGCAACACCGCGTCTGCGGCGGTCGTGGTGCCGATCATCATTCCCGTCGCCGTGGCAGCCGGGGTGAACCCGTTCGTCCCCGCCCTGGCCGCGACCTTCGCTGCGTCATTCGGGTTCATGCTGCCGGTGTCGACGCCGCAGAACGCCATCGTCTACGGGTCCGGTGCCGTGCGCATCACCACGATGATCCGCACCGGGTTCACATTCGACGTGCTCGGCGCGATCCTGATCATCGTCGCGCTACCGGTCATGATCGGGCTCATCGGGCTGGGCAGCTGA